The genomic interval AGTATGTTAAAGAAATTTGGTTTACCAAGACTAATAATATTAATATTTTTAATATCAACATATATAATAGCTCCTTTCGTAGGAATTCCTATAACAACAGCACTATCAGATACAATTATTAGATTTGGTATGAATGCTATTTTAGTTCTATCTCTTATGCCTATGATAGAATCAGGAGCAGGTCTTAACTTCGGTATGCCTTTAGGAATAGAAGCAGGACTTTTAGGTTCGCTAATAAGTATAGAGTTAGGATTTAGTGGTTTTGTAGGTTTTGCTTTAGCGATACTTATATCAATAATATTTGCCTTTATTTTTGGTTGGGCTTATGGAGCAGTTTTAAATAAAGTAAAGGGTGGAGAAATGATGATAGCTACATATATCGGTTTCTCATCAGTTGCTTTTATGTGTATTATGTGGATAATTCTTCCATTTAAAAGACCAGATATGATTTGGGCTTATGGAGGTTCAGGACTTAGAACAACAATAAGTGTTGAAACTTACTGGAAGGGAGTTTTAAATAATGTATTTGGAAAAATATCACAAGCTATACCAGTTGGAGAAATAATATTCTTCTTATTACTTGCTTTTATTATGTGGCTATTTTTCAGAACAAAAGCAGGACTTTCTATGAGTGCTGTAGGAAAAAATGAAAAATTTGCTCAAGCAACAGGTATCAATGCAGATAAGAGTAGAAAACAATCAGTTATAATCTCAACTGTTATCGCAGCAATAGGAATAGTTGTATACCAACAAAGTTTTGGATTTATACAATTATATCTAGCACCTTTCAATATGGCTTTCCCTGCTATAGCAGCAATACTTATTGGAGGAGCTTCAGTAAACAGAGTTACAATATGGCACGTTATGATAGGAACTTTCCTATTCCAAGGAATACTAACTATGACACCAACAGTTGTAAACGCTGTTATAAAGACAGATATGTCTGAAACAATAAGAATAATCGTTTCTAATGGAATGATATTATATGCTTTAACTAGAAAGGATGGTGGAAGTCGTGGATAAGAATAATAAAGTAAAAAACTTTATATTGGATAACAGTGTTCCAATACTTATACTTATTATGGTAGCTATAATGTTTCCACTTTCTGGTTTGAGTGGAGATTACTTAGTTCGTGAAATGATAGAAAGAATTTCAAGAAACCTATTTTTAATAATGTCATTGTTAATTCCAATAGTTGCAGGAATGGGATTGAACTTCGGTATAGTTTTAGGAGCTATGGGAGGACAACTTGCCTTAATTCTTGTTACTAACTGGCACATCATGGGGCTACAAGGTGTATTTTTAGCAATGATACTTTCTATGCCATTTTCAATTTTACTTGGATATGTTGGAGGAGTAATATTAAATAGAGCCAAAGGTAAAGAAATGATAACTTCTATGATTTTAGGATACTTTATCAATGGTGTTTACCAACTTGTAGTTCTATATTCAATGGGAAAAATTATTCCAGTTAGTGATAGAACACTTTTACTATCTTCAGGTAGAGGTATAAAAAATACAGTGGATTTAACAGAGATTTCAAAAGCAGTGGATAATGCAATTCCTTTAAAAATATTTGGTTATGATATCCCTGTTCTAACATTACTTTTCATAGTTGGACTATGTTTCTTTATCATTTGGTTTAGAAAAACAAAATTAGGACAAGATATGAGAGCTGTTGGACAAGATATGGAAGTATCTAAGTCAGCAGGTATAGAAGTAAATAAAGTTAGAATTTACTCAATAGTTATCTCAACTGTCTTAGCAGGTATAGGACAAGTAATATATCTTCAAAATTTAGGAACAATAAACACATATAATTCACACGAACAAATAGGAATGTTCTCAGTTGCAGCCCTATTAATAGGAGGAGCTTCTGTAGCAAGAGCAACTATTCCTAATGCAATAGGTGGGGTAATTTTATTCCATACTATGTTCGTTGTTGCACCAAGAGCAGGAAAAGAATTAATGGGTTCTTCACAAATAGGAGAATATTTCAGAGTATTTATTTCTTACGGAATTATAGCTCTTGTTCTTATCATCTATGAATGGAGAAGAAAGAAAGAAAAAGAAAGAGAAAGAGAAAAAGCAATAGGATTTTAAAAAGTGAGGTAGAAGATGAAACATACATTAAAAGTAGCTATTATAGTTTTAATTCTTGTTGTGATTTCAGTAATTCTTTTTGTTACAGGAAAGAGACATGATATTCTAATTGAAAATAATTCAATGGCAGGAATTAAATACAGTATAAATGGAGAACCATATAAGACATTAGATGTTGGTAAAAAAGCCCTAGGTATATCAAAGGGAGTAGGAAATGTAATTTTCATAAAAACAGTAGATAATAAAGTTATAGAAAAAGAACTTCCTTCTAAGAATATAAATCTTTTTATCAATCAAGCTATAAATAATGGTGAAGATTGGTATAAAGAAAGTGAAAAATAATAGTAGTTTTTTATTGGTATATAAAGGAATTTGTATTTTTGGATATTTTGTGCTATAATAATCAGGTAGAATTTTTACTCAAATACATATTCTAAAATAAAATAAAAAGGAGAATGCTACAATATAGTAACTTAGAATAGGTATGTGTACCGATGCTAGTCGGGAATTTAGGACTACAAAGAAGGTAGTAAAAATAATTTAGTAGCAGACTGTATGAAGAAATATTTACTAGCAGTTGTTTTTCTATGCTTGTCAATTCTTTCTTATTCTAATGATACAGAGGCCCTAGATCAAGATACCAACACTGGTATTATTACTCAAGCAAAAGATTTTGCTAAAGTAAAAGGTAAATCAAAAAAACAAATATTTATCGATACTCTTATTCCAACTATCGAAAAGATAAGAACTAAGATAGCTGAGGATAAGGAATATGTAAAAACTCTTATAGAGAAAGAAATCTTAACAGCAGAAGAGAAATTATATTTAGAGGAGATGTACACTAAATATAAAGTAAAATCTAAATCTAAAACAGAATTAGTACACAAGATGGTGGTTCCACCAACATCATTTATACTAGGGCAGGCCTCATTGGAAAGTGGTTGGGGAAGTTCTAAACTTGCAAAAGAAGGAAATAATCTATTTGCAGTTAGATCATCTTTAAGAGATCCTGAAAAAACTGTAAATCTAGGACCTAACCAATACTACAAAAGATATGAAAGCTTAGAAGAATCACTAATGGACTATGTGATGACTTTATCAAGACATTCTAGTTATTCTAATTTAAGAAAAGCAATTAATAATGGAGAACAAACAATAGTTCTTATCAAACATTTAGGAAATTATTCTGAAATGAAAAATCTATATGAACAAAGATTAACTCAGATAATTACAAAAAATAATTTATTTAAATATGATAACTAAAGAAAGAAGATTTAGACTTTACTAAGAAGTCTAAATCTTTTTTTGTGATATAATTAAAATATTGATACCACTTATTGCTAGGAGGAAAAAAATTGTGGAATTAATTCATATAGAAAATCCTAATTTTGAAATAATGCAAAAGATTATAGAATTGGAAG from Fusobacterium pseudoperiodonticum carries:
- a CDS encoding ABC transporter permease subunit, translating into MLKKFGLPRLIILIFLISTYIIAPFVGIPITTALSDTIIRFGMNAILVLSLMPMIESGAGLNFGMPLGIEAGLLGSLISIELGFSGFVGFALAILISIIFAFIFGWAYGAVLNKVKGGEMMIATYIGFSSVAFMCIMWIILPFKRPDMIWAYGGSGLRTTISVETYWKGVLNNVFGKISQAIPVGEIIFFLLLAFIMWLFFRTKAGLSMSAVGKNEKFAQATGINADKSRKQSVIISTVIAAIGIVVYQQSFGFIQLYLAPFNMAFPAIAAILIGGASVNRVTIWHVMIGTFLFQGILTMTPTVVNAVIKTDMSETIRIIVSNGMILYALTRKDGGSRG
- a CDS encoding DUF6672 family protein; the encoded protein is MKHTLKVAIIVLILVVISVILFVTGKRHDILIENNSMAGIKYSINGEPYKTLDVGKKALGISKGVGNVIFIKTVDNKVIEKELPSKNINLFINQAINNGEDWYKESEK
- a CDS encoding glucosaminidase domain-containing protein, which codes for MKKYLLAVVFLCLSILSYSNDTEALDQDTNTGIITQAKDFAKVKGKSKKQIFIDTLIPTIEKIRTKIAEDKEYVKTLIEKEILTAEEKLYLEEMYTKYKVKSKSKTELVHKMVVPPTSFILGQASLESGWGSSKLAKEGNNLFAVRSSLRDPEKTVNLGPNQYYKRYESLEESLMDYVMTLSRHSSYSNLRKAINNGEQTIVLIKHLGNYSEMKNLYEQRLTQIITKNNLFKYDN
- a CDS encoding ABC transporter permease; this encodes MVEVVDKNNKVKNFILDNSVPILILIMVAIMFPLSGLSGDYLVREMIERISRNLFLIMSLLIPIVAGMGLNFGIVLGAMGGQLALILVTNWHIMGLQGVFLAMILSMPFSILLGYVGGVILNRAKGKEMITSMILGYFINGVYQLVVLYSMGKIIPVSDRTLLLSSGRGIKNTVDLTEISKAVDNAIPLKIFGYDIPVLTLLFIVGLCFFIIWFRKTKLGQDMRAVGQDMEVSKSAGIEVNKVRIYSIVISTVLAGIGQVIYLQNLGTINTYNSHEQIGMFSVAALLIGGASVARATIPNAIGGVILFHTMFVVAPRAGKELMGSSQIGEYFRVFISYGIIALVLIIYEWRRKKEKEREREKAIGF